One Glutamicibacter halophytocola DNA segment encodes these proteins:
- a CDS encoding YciI family protein, whose protein sequence is MTVFAVEYVYAEDSVELRNEHRPAHREYLVGFVNEGPARVLASGPTPATDGALLIIAAESEAVLNELLANDPFNKVGAIAQANITEWNPVIGLLQEFSA, encoded by the coding sequence ATGACTGTTTTTGCTGTTGAATACGTTTACGCCGAGGACTCAGTTGAGCTGCGTAATGAACACCGTCCGGCGCACCGCGAGTACCTCGTAGGATTCGTCAACGAGGGCCCGGCCCGAGTCCTGGCATCGGGACCGACTCCTGCTACCGATGGCGCGTTGTTGATCATTGCCGCTGAATCTGAAGCCGTGTTGAACGAGCTGCTGGCCAATGATCCGTTCAACAAGGTCGGTGCGATTGCTCAGGCCAATATCACAGAATGGAACCCGGTCATCGGGTTGCTTCAGGAATTCTCGGCCTAG
- the arfB gene encoding alternative ribosome rescue aminoacyl-tRNA hydrolase ArfB, with protein MDLHVNDSLSIPSAELAWHFTRSSGPGGQHVNTSDSRVELSWSISASRSLSAWQRQRLLDKYAARLVAGSIVVTASEERSQWRNRQIAMEKLGRLVDQGLAADAPQRKATKPTRGSQRRRLNAKSSRSITKQLRRKPGQE; from the coding sequence ATGGATCTGCACGTCAACGACAGCTTGAGCATTCCTTCCGCCGAGCTTGCCTGGCACTTCACCCGTTCCTCAGGTCCCGGTGGCCAACACGTGAATACTTCGGATTCCAGGGTCGAACTATCTTGGTCCATCAGTGCATCGCGCTCGCTATCTGCATGGCAGCGTCAGCGGCTGCTCGACAAGTATGCAGCTCGACTAGTCGCCGGATCCATAGTGGTGACGGCTTCGGAAGAACGGTCCCAGTGGCGAAACCGGCAGATTGCGATGGAGAAGCTGGGACGACTTGTCGACCAGGGACTTGCCGCGGATGCTCCGCAGCGAAAGGCCACCAAGCCAACCAGAGGGTCGCAACGCAGACGGCTGAATGCGAAATCCAGCCGATCCATCACCAAGCAACTTCGGAGAAAACCGGGGCAGGAGTAG
- a CDS encoding NAD(P)H-dependent oxidoreductase, with protein sequence MATKVLTLVGSLRNGSTNQQLAEATSHNAPEGMEVSVFSGLENIPFYNEDTDVEGGVPAAAQALRDAAAEADALMLVTPEYNGTMPAVLKNAIDWLSRPFGAGAVSGMPTVVVGTAFGQYGGVWAQNEARKALNIAGAKVLEDVKLAIPNSVVRFAELHPKDDAEVVEQVTTVLNSIKEIAEAN encoded by the coding sequence ATGGCCACTAAGGTCCTCACCCTCGTCGGATCCCTGCGTAACGGTTCGACCAACCAGCAGTTGGCAGAAGCAACCTCGCATAACGCCCCTGAAGGCATGGAAGTTTCCGTATTCAGTGGCCTGGAGAACATCCCTTTTTACAACGAGGACACCGACGTTGAGGGTGGCGTTCCAGCTGCCGCCCAGGCATTGCGCGACGCAGCAGCCGAGGCAGACGCGCTGATGCTGGTCACCCCGGAGTACAACGGCACCATGCCAGCTGTATTGAAGAACGCAATTGATTGGCTGTCCCGCCCGTTCGGAGCTGGTGCGGTTTCGGGTATGCCAACCGTTGTTGTTGGCACCGCATTCGGCCAGTATGGTGGCGTATGGGCTCAGAACGAGGCTCGCAAGGCACTGAACATCGCAGGTGCGAAGGTTCTGGAAGACGTCAAGCTGGCCATTCCGAACTCGGTCGTTCGCTTCGCCGAGCTGCACCCGAAGGACGACGCTGAAGTCGTTGAGCAGGTTACTACGGTGCTCAACAGCATCAAGGAAATTGCTGAAGCCAACTAG
- the ispG gene encoding flavodoxin-dependent (E)-4-hydroxy-3-methylbut-2-enyl-diphosphate synthase — MTSVSLGMPAGPPPVLAPRRKTRQFQVGSVGVGSESPISVQSMTTTKTHDINATLQQIAELTAAGCDIVRVACPTDKDAEALSIIAMKSQIPVIADIHFQPKYVFAAIEAGCGAVRVNPGNIRQFDDQVKEIAQAAKDHGTSIRIGVNAGSLDRRLLQKYGKATPEALVESAVWEASLFEEHGFHDFKISVKHNDPVIMVRAYELLAERGDWPLHLGVTEAGPAFQGTIKSATAFGALLSKGIGDTIRVSLSAPPVEEVKVGNQILESLNLRPRKLDIVSCPSCGRAQVDVYTLAEQVTEGLEGMKAPLRVAVMGCVVNGPGEARDADLGVASGNGKGQIFVKGEVIKTVPEDQIVETLIEEANRLADEMGLNDDENPASGSPVVSVS; from the coding sequence TTGACTTCGGTCAGCCTAGGTATGCCGGCAGGCCCACCGCCGGTACTCGCACCACGTCGCAAGACTCGCCAATTCCAGGTCGGGTCGGTCGGGGTCGGCTCTGAATCGCCGATTTCGGTCCAGTCGATGACCACCACCAAGACTCACGACATCAACGCGACGCTGCAGCAAATCGCTGAGCTGACTGCTGCCGGTTGTGACATCGTGCGTGTAGCTTGCCCCACCGACAAGGATGCGGAGGCTCTGAGCATTATTGCGATGAAGTCTCAGATCCCAGTCATTGCCGATATCCACTTCCAACCAAAGTACGTCTTTGCGGCCATTGAAGCCGGATGCGGCGCCGTTCGAGTGAATCCGGGCAATATCCGCCAGTTCGATGACCAGGTCAAGGAAATCGCCCAGGCGGCCAAGGATCACGGCACCTCGATTCGAATCGGTGTTAATGCGGGTTCGCTGGACCGGCGTTTGCTGCAGAAGTACGGCAAGGCGACGCCTGAGGCATTGGTCGAATCGGCAGTTTGGGAAGCATCGCTGTTTGAGGAGCACGGTTTCCACGACTTCAAGATCTCGGTGAAGCACAACGACCCGGTCATCATGGTTCGTGCCTACGAACTGCTGGCTGAGCGCGGCGACTGGCCACTGCACCTGGGCGTGACCGAAGCAGGTCCGGCGTTCCAGGGAACCATCAAGTCCGCCACGGCTTTCGGTGCGCTACTTTCCAAAGGCATCGGCGACACGATTCGCGTTTCGCTTTCCGCTCCTCCGGTTGAGGAAGTTAAAGTCGGTAACCAGATTCTTGAATCGCTGAATCTGCGTCCTCGCAAGCTGGACATCGTCTCTTGCCCATCCTGCGGACGCGCCCAGGTAGACGTTTACACCTTGGCTGAACAGGTCACCGAGGGCCTTGAAGGCATGAAGGCTCCATTGCGTGTGGCCGTTATGGGCTGCGTTGTTAACGGGCCTGGCGAGGCCCGCGACGCTGATCTTGGAGTGGCTTCTGGCAATGGCAAGGGCCAGATTTTTGTCAAGGGCGAAGTCATCAAGACAGTGCCAGAAGACCAGATTGTTGAGACGCTGATTGAAGAAGCCAACCGTTTGGCTGACGAAATGGGACTGAACGATGACGAGAATCCTGCCTCGGGTTCTCCCGTGGTCTCCGTCAGCTAA
- a CDS encoding DUF4081 domain-containing GNAT family N-acetyltransferase → MPRTLNRRDTTALIELLDRDPVANIFTRSQVNLHRSAAPDGYARIVGLDGDAGLESACWVGANVAPTLMTEDEAKKYAQYALESRQRFASVFGPAQSVLAMHEVLLEGPQEIFDVRENQPLLTISQQPAGIRRNNLRPARIHEFDLVLPASAAMFEEELGYSPLENGGSFYRSRVRQLIRDAHTLIDCDDNGEVVFKADLGTVTDEVVQIQGVWVNPKYRGVGLASGYMSATVDYAMQFAPIASLYVNDFNVPALKTYQRIGFEQVGTFATILF, encoded by the coding sequence GTGCCGCGGACTCTGAACCGCCGTGACACGACGGCGCTCATCGAGCTGCTCGACCGCGACCCCGTCGCTAATATTTTCACCCGTTCTCAGGTGAACTTGCACCGTTCAGCTGCGCCGGATGGCTACGCCCGTATCGTCGGGCTCGATGGTGACGCCGGCCTCGAATCGGCATGTTGGGTAGGTGCCAATGTGGCGCCTACCCTCATGACCGAGGACGAGGCTAAAAAATATGCGCAGTATGCCTTGGAATCTCGGCAGCGCTTCGCCTCCGTCTTTGGTCCGGCGCAATCTGTGCTGGCCATGCATGAGGTACTACTCGAGGGCCCGCAAGAGATCTTCGATGTCCGGGAGAACCAACCTCTGCTGACTATTTCGCAGCAGCCCGCTGGAATCCGGCGCAACAATCTTCGTCCTGCGCGAATTCACGAATTCGATCTGGTGCTCCCAGCCAGTGCCGCCATGTTTGAAGAAGAACTGGGTTATTCCCCATTGGAAAACGGTGGAAGTTTTTATCGAAGCCGAGTCAGACAACTGATCCGCGACGCACATACCCTCATCGACTGCGATGACAACGGCGAGGTCGTCTTCAAAGCCGATTTGGGCACCGTGACTGACGAAGTTGTCCAGATCCAGGGTGTGTGGGTTAATCCCAAATACCGGGGGGTCGGCTTAGCCTCTGGGTATATGAGCGCAACGGTGGATTACGCCATGCAATTCGCGCCGATAGCCAGCTTGTACGTGAATGATTTTAATGTGCCTGCTTTGAAGACCTATCAACGTATTGGGTTTGAGCAGGTTGGCACCTTTGCAACGATCTTGTTCTAG
- a CDS encoding proline--tRNA ligase — MVLKLSTTFLRTLREDPVDAEVASHKLLVRAGYIRRAAPGIYTWLPLGLKVLARVEAIVREEMNAIGGQEVHFPALLPREPYEQTGRWTEYGDGLFRLKDRKEADYLLAPTHEEMFTLLVKDLYNSYKDLPVYLYQIQNKYRDEARPRAGLLRGREFIMKDSYSFNIDDAGLDEAYMAHRGAYLKIFQRLGLEVVPVFAQAGAMGGSKSEEFLHPTAIGEDTFVRSPGGYAANVEAVTTVVPDAIDYTAAPAFEVVETPNTPTIDTLVAAANELRPRQDRAWEAKDTLKNVVLAVIDPEGNRHLVVLGVPGDRQVDEKRLEATIGVALGINGEVSVEQATAEDLKSHPEIVTGYLGPALGLDQQLLGKETEGGITYLVDPRVVSGSTWITGANEHGKHVFGLVARRDFAFDGTIEAVNVLEGDPAPDGSGPLRTERGIEMGHIFQLGRKYAKALDLKVLDQNGKLQVVTMGSYGIGVTRAVAALAEAYHDENGLAWPKQIAPADVHIVVTGKGAEMLEAAEKLAAELEASGQDVILDDRPKLSAGVKFSDAELIGIPTIVVVGRGLADGVVEVKDRATGERRDVKVEDVVEELTA; from the coding sequence GTGGTTTTGAAGCTTTCCACTACCTTCTTGCGCACCTTGCGTGAAGATCCGGTTGACGCCGAAGTCGCCAGCCACAAGCTGTTGGTACGCGCCGGTTATATCCGCCGTGCGGCCCCGGGCATCTACACCTGGTTGCCGCTGGGTTTGAAAGTCCTTGCGCGCGTTGAAGCTATTGTGCGCGAGGAAATGAACGCCATCGGCGGCCAGGAAGTGCATTTCCCTGCGCTGCTGCCGCGCGAACCATATGAGCAGACCGGCCGTTGGACTGAGTACGGTGATGGCCTGTTCCGTCTGAAGGACCGCAAAGAAGCCGACTACCTCTTGGCACCGACCCACGAGGAAATGTTCACCCTTCTGGTCAAGGACCTGTACAACTCCTACAAGGACCTGCCGGTATACCTCTACCAGATCCAGAACAAGTACCGCGACGAAGCTCGCCCGCGCGCGGGCCTGCTGCGCGGCCGCGAATTCATCATGAAGGACTCCTACTCCTTCAACATTGATGATGCCGGACTGGACGAGGCCTACATGGCTCACCGCGGTGCCTACCTGAAGATTTTCCAGCGCCTTGGCCTGGAAGTTGTTCCTGTTTTCGCCCAGGCAGGTGCCATGGGCGGTTCGAAGTCCGAAGAGTTCTTGCACCCAACCGCCATCGGCGAGGACACCTTTGTCCGCTCGCCCGGTGGCTACGCGGCCAACGTTGAAGCTGTCACCACTGTGGTGCCGGACGCCATCGACTACACAGCGGCTCCTGCCTTCGAAGTCGTCGAGACGCCTAACACCCCGACCATCGATACCCTGGTTGCGGCCGCCAATGAGCTGCGCCCCCGCCAGGATCGTGCATGGGAAGCCAAGGACACCCTGAAGAACGTGGTGCTGGCTGTCATCGATCCAGAGGGCAACCGCCACTTGGTCGTTCTTGGCGTGCCAGGCGACCGCCAGGTGGACGAGAAGCGTCTGGAAGCAACCATCGGTGTCGCCCTGGGCATCAACGGCGAGGTTTCCGTTGAGCAGGCCACCGCAGAAGACCTCAAGAGCCACCCGGAGATCGTCACCGGTTACCTGGGCCCAGCTCTTGGACTGGACCAGCAGCTGCTGGGCAAGGAAACTGAAGGCGGAATCACCTACCTGGTTGATCCACGCGTGGTTTCCGGCAGCACCTGGATCACCGGCGCCAACGAGCACGGCAAGCACGTCTTTGGCCTGGTAGCCAGGCGCGACTTCGCTTTTGATGGAACCATCGAAGCGGTCAACGTCCTCGAAGGCGATCCGGCACCGGATGGCTCCGGCCCGCTGCGCACCGAGCGCGGTATCGAAATGGGACACATCTTCCAGCTTGGCCGCAAGTATGCCAAGGCACTGGATCTGAAGGTGCTGGACCAGAACGGCAAGCTGCAGGTTGTCACCATGGGTTCCTACGGCATCGGTGTCACCCGCGCTGTGGCTGCCCTGGCTGAGGCTTACCACGATGAGAACGGTCTGGCCTGGCCTAAGCAGATCGCGCCGGCCGACGTGCACATTGTTGTCACCGGCAAGGGGGCAGAGATGCTCGAGGCCGCTGAAAAGCTGGCTGCCGAACTTGAAGCTTCGGGCCAGGATGTCATCCTTGACGACCGTCCAAAGCTTTCGGCGGGCGTGAAGTTCTCGGATGCCGAGCTGATCGGCATTCCAACCATCGTGGTTGTTGGCCGTGGCTTGGCTGATGGCGTGGTTGAGGTCAAGGACCGAGCCACCGGCGAACGCCGCGACGTCAAGGTCGAGGATGTTGTTGAAGAGCTGACTGCCTGA
- a CDS encoding sulfite exporter TauE/SafE family protein, protein MSVNGEPVSFWPLALLLLAALGAGWIDAVVGGGGLIQLPALLLFPGITPVQALATNKLGSIFGTTTSAITYYRRTSPDLKTAIPMALTALIGAFGGAALATLLPSEAIKPIIIAALIAVLLFTIFKPKAGELSRLRYTGHQHYLRAILIGLIIGGYDGMVGPGTGSFLIIAMVTVLGYNFLQSSAKAKIVNLCTNLGALLLFVPTGHVLVGLGVAMGVMNMIGGYLGARMAISKGSAFIRIVFVVVVSALIVKLGADMIFAGQ, encoded by the coding sequence CTGTCCGTCAACGGTGAACCCGTATCCTTCTGGCCCTTGGCCCTGCTTTTACTGGCAGCCTTGGGGGCGGGATGGATCGACGCGGTAGTTGGCGGCGGAGGCCTAATTCAATTGCCCGCGCTGCTTCTTTTTCCCGGAATTACCCCGGTTCAAGCGCTGGCCACCAATAAACTGGGGTCGATCTTTGGCACCACTACCAGTGCCATTACCTACTACCGGCGGACCAGCCCGGACTTGAAAACCGCGATACCGATGGCGCTGACAGCACTAATCGGTGCTTTTGGCGGGGCGGCCCTGGCTACATTGCTGCCTTCTGAAGCAATCAAGCCGATCATTATCGCCGCGTTGATTGCGGTTCTGCTATTCACGATTTTTAAGCCAAAAGCCGGAGAGCTTTCCCGCCTTCGCTACACCGGGCACCAGCACTATCTCAGGGCTATCTTGATCGGCCTGATTATCGGTGGCTATGACGGCATGGTTGGCCCGGGCACCGGCTCTTTCCTGATCATTGCCATGGTGACAGTTCTTGGCTACAACTTCTTGCAATCCTCTGCAAAGGCCAAAATCGTCAACTTGTGCACGAATCTCGGCGCCTTGCTGTTGTTCGTCCCTACCGGACATGTGCTGGTCGGCCTGGGAGTGGCCATGGGCGTGATGAACATGATCGGTGGCTACCTTGGAGCACGCATGGCCATCTCCAAGGGCAGTGCATTTATTCGCATCGTATTTGTCGTCGTAGTCAGCGCGCTAATCGTCAAGCTCGGTGCAGACATGATTTTTGCCGGACAGTGA
- the rimP gene encoding ribosome maturation factor RimP codes for MTGMPADTEQEAQRLTALLSKEVESHGLLLEEVALRPSGKQMIVQIIVDKADGRDSVNLDELGEVTTTISNALDKDAAYASADPYELEVSSPGLSRPLTAHRHWVRAINRMVKISLSDGTKLRGRLLEVNDADVLVAEHREPAKKGMKSKVLDPALHAFENIRKAVVDPELNFDDALLDTVDSEDLEG; via the coding sequence ATGACCGGAATGCCGGCCGATACCGAACAGGAAGCGCAGCGACTGACTGCATTGCTTTCCAAGGAAGTAGAATCCCACGGGCTTCTCTTAGAAGAAGTCGCTTTGCGCCCTTCCGGCAAGCAGATGATCGTTCAGATCATCGTCGACAAGGCCGACGGCCGCGATTCGGTGAATCTCGATGAACTCGGTGAAGTAACCACCACCATCTCCAATGCACTGGACAAAGATGCTGCCTACGCATCCGCAGATCCATATGAACTTGAAGTGAGCTCGCCTGGCCTCTCCCGCCCGCTGACGGCGCATCGCCACTGGGTGCGAGCCATCAACCGCATGGTCAAAATCTCGCTCAGCGATGGAACCAAGCTGCGCGGACGCCTGCTTGAAGTCAACGATGCTGATGTCCTGGTTGCCGAGCACCGCGAGCCGGCCAAAAAAGGCATGAAGTCCAAGGTTCTTGACCCGGCCCTCCATGCTTTTGAAAATATCCGTAAAGCTGTTGTCGATCCAGAACTGAACTTCGATGACGCACTATTAGACACCGTTGATTCTGAAGATTTGGAGGGCTAA
- the nusA gene encoding transcription termination factor NusA yields MDIDLNALRILEKDRDIPMDVLIPTIESALLLAYNKTEGAMPGARAHIERSTGHVAIMVEDRDNAGVLLGEFDDTPHGFGRIAASTARQVIMQRLREAEDAQVVGEFSARVGTLISGVIQQGYSAHMVQVKIGDLEALLPPVEQSPGEKYIHGNRLRAFVVSAERGNKGPAVTLSRSHPGMVRLLFEMEVPEIADGTVVVEALAREAGHRTKIAVRATKPGVNAKGACIGEMGTRVRAVMNELNDEKIDIVDYNEDPAKFIAAALSPSKVVSVEILDEAERRARVVVPDSQLSLAIGKEGQNARLAAKLTGWRIDILAASGGKEPQL; encoded by the coding sequence GTGGATATTGATCTCAACGCACTGCGCATTCTGGAAAAAGACCGCGACATCCCCATGGATGTCCTGATTCCGACCATCGAGTCGGCGTTGCTGCTGGCCTACAACAAGACCGAAGGCGCTATGCCGGGGGCTCGCGCCCACATTGAGCGCAGCACCGGCCATGTAGCCATCATGGTGGAGGACCGCGACAACGCTGGTGTTCTGCTCGGCGAATTCGATGACACTCCACACGGTTTTGGCCGCATTGCCGCCTCGACCGCACGCCAGGTCATCATGCAGCGACTGCGCGAAGCCGAGGACGCACAGGTTGTCGGGGAATTCTCCGCACGCGTGGGCACCTTGATCTCCGGCGTGATCCAGCAGGGCTACTCGGCGCATATGGTGCAGGTGAAGATCGGCGACCTCGAGGCGCTGCTGCCACCGGTTGAGCAGTCCCCAGGCGAGAAGTACATTCACGGCAATCGCCTTCGTGCCTTCGTAGTTTCCGCCGAGCGCGGCAACAAGGGGCCGGCAGTGACGCTGTCGCGTTCGCACCCGGGCATGGTGCGACTGCTGTTCGAAATGGAAGTTCCAGAAATCGCCGACGGCACCGTTGTTGTCGAGGCGCTGGCACGCGAGGCCGGACACCGCACCAAGATCGCCGTGCGGGCCACCAAGCCTGGCGTTAACGCCAAGGGCGCTTGCATTGGCGAAATGGGCACCCGAGTGCGCGCCGTGATGAACGAACTGAACGACGAGAAGATCGACATCGTTGACTACAACGAGGATCCAGCGAAGTTCATCGCAGCGGCCCTGTCGCCGTCCAAGGTTGTCTCGGTGGAGATCCTGGATGAGGCCGAACGCCGTGCCCGCGTAGTGGTTCCCGACTCCCAGCTGTCGCTGGCTATCGGCAAGGAAGGGCAGAACGCCCGCCTGGCCGCCAAGCTGACCGGCTGGCGCATTGACATCCTGGCGGCCTCCGGTGGCAAGGAGCCACAGCTCTAA
- a CDS encoding YlxR family protein, giving the protein MKLHQQRTCIGCRTVTGKNELLRWVLKEGASPRVVSLDLQGSAFGRGTWTHGTEKCVRQAVQRKAFARTFRSAVDDSQVVQEFAAYEDQLAARQQSGKHDESGSEI; this is encoded by the coding sequence ATGAAGCTGCATCAGCAACGAACGTGCATTGGCTGTCGAACTGTTACCGGTAAAAACGAGCTGCTCCGTTGGGTTCTCAAGGAAGGCGCATCACCGCGTGTGGTGAGCCTGGACCTGCAGGGTTCTGCCTTTGGGCGAGGAACCTGGACCCACGGTACAGAAAAGTGTGTGCGGCAAGCTGTACAGCGAAAAGCGTTCGCGAGGACCTTCCGGTCCGCCGTGGACGATTCGCAGGTTGTGCAGGAATTCGCCGCATACGAAGATCAGCTGGCAGCACGCCAGCAATCTGGCAAACATGATGAAAGCGGGTCAGAAATCTGA